In Jeotgalibaca arthritidis, a single genomic region encodes these proteins:
- a CDS encoding diacylglycerol kinase: protein MRARIIYNPTAGREILTKNMLDILRILEKAGYETSTYATTAEPKSAQNEARRAALAGFDLLVAAGGDGTINEVVSGIADLERRPKVGIIPAGTTNDYARALKIPRSDLLAAAEVIAAGHVIPMDIGQANDQYFVNIAAGGYLTDLTYEVPAKLKTIFGYLAYLVKGAEKLPSVRPIHMRVEYEGGVYDGSASMFFVAMTNSTGGFEMLDPNIVLGDGKFSLFILKTANIFEILQIIAAVLNGGKHLNHPQVLYAKTSFVKVESKDNQRLMINLDGEYGGDAPTTFTNHQQHIQIIGNRSDFADPIDTSNHRNQFVDMVEQLETTEMD from the coding sequence ATGCGAGCAAGAATAATTTATAATCCAACAGCAGGTCGAGAAATTTTAACGAAAAATATGCTCGACATTTTGCGCATTCTAGAAAAGGCTGGTTATGAAACGAGCACCTACGCGACAACAGCGGAACCAAAGTCTGCACAAAATGAAGCAAGACGAGCGGCTTTAGCTGGTTTTGATTTACTTGTAGCGGCAGGTGGCGACGGCACCATTAATGAAGTAGTTAGTGGGATTGCCGATTTAGAACGACGTCCGAAAGTAGGGATTATCCCTGCTGGTACCACTAATGACTATGCACGAGCATTGAAAATTCCACGATCAGATTTGTTGGCTGCTGCTGAAGTGATTGCGGCTGGACACGTCATACCCATGGACATTGGTCAAGCCAATGATCAGTATTTTGTGAATATTGCAGCGGGTGGTTACTTAACCGACTTGACTTATGAAGTTCCAGCTAAACTAAAAACGATTTTTGGTTACTTGGCTTATTTGGTAAAAGGTGCTGAAAAATTGCCAAGTGTGAGACCGATTCACATGCGAGTGGAGTATGAAGGCGGCGTTTATGATGGTAGCGCGTCAATGTTTTTCGTGGCAATGACCAATTCAACGGGTGGCTTTGAAATGCTAGATCCTAATATTGTCTTAGGTGATGGGAAGTTTTCCTTGTTTATCTTAAAAACTGCTAATATTTTTGAAATTCTACAAATTATTGCAGCAGTCTTGAATGGTGGAAAACATTTAAATCATCCACAAGTCCTTTATGCGAAGACCAGTTTTGTAAAAGTCGAATCGAAAGATAACCAACGCTTGATGATTAATTTAGATGGCGAATATGGTGGCGATGCCCCAACGACTTTCACTAATCATCAACAGCATATTCAAATTATTGGGAATCGTTCAGATTTTGCAGACCCAATTGATACGTCTAACCACCGTAACCAGTTTGTGGATATGGTAGAACAACTTGAAACAACTGAAATGGATTAA
- a CDS encoding CarD family transcriptional regulator, translated as MEDYVVYGNEGVCQITAIEALDLTGMNEKKIYYVLQPVYRSGTVYTPVDTKVSMRPVITKEAAERLISEIPTIQAETDGPTNATFLKNKYTEMLLANDCSELIQIIKTVTTKEDIAEKKNKKIGQTDKYYLRKAEDLLYSEFSIALDMPTNQVHTYIKEKIEA; from the coding sequence GTGGAAGATTATGTTGTTTATGGTAACGAAGGTGTTTGTCAGATTACGGCGATTGAAGCGCTTGATTTAACAGGTATGAACGAAAAAAAAATATATTACGTTTTACAACCTGTTTATAGAAGTGGTACAGTTTATACACCAGTCGATACTAAAGTTTCAATGCGACCTGTCATTACCAAAGAGGCTGCAGAACGTTTAATAAGTGAGATTCCTACCATCCAAGCAGAGACAGATGGGCCGACAAATGCGACATTCCTAAAGAACAAATATACTGAAATGCTGCTCGCTAATGACTGCAGTGAATTAATACAAATTATTAAAACGGTGACAACGAAAGAAGATATTGCCGAAAAGAAGAATAAAAAAATCGGTCAGACCGACAAATATTACTTGCGTAAGGCAGAAGACCTGTTGTATAGCGAATTTTCCATTGCCTTAGATATGCCAACCAATCAAGTGCACACATATATTAAAGAAAAGATTGAAGCTTAA
- a CDS encoding ribonuclease domain-containing protein, with protein MLAIVKKWLSKSSLLFLMVGLLAACTTVDFEQLVSPLEDNQTEVGVIEGEWYSSKDEVTDYLITYDELPPNYLTKSEARELGWDNAKGNLWEVADGMSIGGDYFGNYEGLLPDESGRDYYEADIDYEGGYRNAKRLIFSNDGLIYYTDDHYKSFEHLYGEE; from the coding sequence ATGTTAGCAATAGTTAAAAAGTGGTTGTCCAAATCATCACTCTTATTTTTAATGGTAGGGCTGCTAGCTGCCTGTACAACTGTTGATTTTGAACAACTCGTATCACCGCTAGAAGACAATCAAACTGAAGTTGGTGTCATAGAAGGCGAATGGTATTCCTCCAAAGACGAGGTAACCGACTACTTGATTACCTACGACGAACTGCCACCCAACTACTTAACCAAATCGGAAGCTAGAGAATTGGGCTGGGATAATGCTAAAGGAAATCTTTGGGAGGTAGCAGACGGCATGTCCATTGGCGGCGATTATTTCGGAAACTACGAAGGGTTGCTACCTGACGAGTCGGGCCGCGATTACTATGAGGCAGACATTGACTACGAAGGTGGTTACCGTAACGCCAAACGCCTTATTTTTTCGAATGACGGTTTGATTTACTATACAGATGATCATTACAAAAGCTTCGAACACCTATACGGGGAGGAGTAA
- a CDS encoding barstar family protein codes for MEQIILDGREFLDKETSHDYLSRQLGLADHYGRNLDALWDCLTTDFTPKRIVIRHPQAISQQLGRYGVMLLSLFSQLKRANPSIVVVMAYQF; via the coding sequence ATGGAACAAATCATTTTAGATGGTAGAGAATTTTTAGACAAGGAAACAAGTCATGATTACCTTAGCCGGCAGTTAGGCTTAGCCGACCATTATGGTCGAAATTTGGATGCTTTGTGGGACTGCCTAACAACGGATTTCACTCCTAAACGGATTGTGATTCGTCACCCACAAGCGATCAGCCAGCAACTGGGCCGCTACGGTGTGATGCTTTTAAGTTTATTTAGTCAACTGAAACGCGCTAACCCCAGCATCGTTGTCGTCATGGCTTATCAATTTTAG
- a CDS encoding alpha/beta hydrolase encodes MKNLKRIGIIVATVFVICFAGFFWYVNDYYEGTEVAISALASDESVTVKEADGVIQFSPSQVVDETVGIIFYPGGKVDETAYAPLMRGLAESGYQVFLAEMPFNLAVFDSDAAEDIIAAHPEITNWYLAGHSLGGSMGAIFAEANSDKIKGLILLASYSTADLSESGLAVMSIHGSQDGVLNMEKLAEYQPMLPADFKEVIIDGGNHGQFGDYGHQEGDGQASLSAKDQQAMTISAITEFIQAH; translated from the coding sequence ATGAAAAACTTAAAACGAATCGGAATTATCGTTGCTACAGTATTCGTTATCTGCTTTGCTGGCTTTTTCTGGTATGTGAATGACTACTATGAAGGAACAGAAGTGGCTATTTCAGCGCTTGCGTCAGATGAATCGGTAACAGTAAAAGAAGCAGACGGTGTGATTCAGTTTAGCCCAAGCCAAGTAGTGGATGAAACAGTTGGCATTATTTTTTATCCGGGTGGAAAAGTGGATGAAACAGCCTATGCGCCCTTAATGAGAGGGTTAGCAGAATCAGGTTATCAAGTCTTCTTAGCAGAAATGCCCTTTAATCTAGCAGTCTTTGATAGTGATGCTGCAGAGGACATTATCGCAGCTCATCCAGAAATCACAAATTGGTATTTAGCAGGACATTCATTAGGCGGCTCGATGGGCGCTATTTTCGCTGAAGCTAATAGCGATAAAATCAAAGGTCTTATTTTATTGGCTTCCTATTCAACAGCAGATTTATCGGAATCTGGCCTGGCTGTGATGAGTATTCACGGTAGCCAAGATGGGGTTTTGAATATGGAAAAATTAGCGGAATATCAACCGATGTTACCAGCTGATTTTAAAGAAGTCATTATTGACGGCGGCAACCATGGACAGTTTGGTGATTATGGTCATCAAGAAGGTGATGGACAAGCAAGTCTATCAGCCAAAGACCAACAAGCAATGACTATTTCAGCAATAACCGAATTTATTCAAGCTCATTAA
- a CDS encoding DUF2188 domain-containing protein, producing MPWTENDYPNSWKNFDQTTRLKAIDIANAMLADGYKESDAIPIATAKAKEWAEDATSSDKQQLKEKDITDHQADANNKGADYIEKDVHVRYVEEDDHWEVKTEGAKQASDTFSTKKEAENRAKEIAANRDTQVISHKKNE from the coding sequence ATGCCTTGGACAGAAAACGATTATCCCAATAGTTGGAAAAACTTTGACCAGACGACTAGACTTAAAGCCATTGATATCGCCAATGCCATGTTAGCTGATGGCTACAAAGAAAGTGACGCTATTCCAATCGCAACTGCTAAAGCCAAAGAATGGGCTGAAGACGCTACTAGTTCTGATAAACAGCAACTCAAGGAAAAAGATATTACCGACCATCAAGCTGATGCTAACAATAAAGGTGCTGACTATATTGAAAAGGACGTCCATGTCCGCTACGTCGAAGAGGACGACCACTGGGAAGTAAAAACAGAAGGCGCCAAACAAGCATCTGATACCTTTTCCACAAAAAAAGAAGCAGAAAACCGCGCCAAGGAAATCGCTGCTAACCGAGACACACAGGTTATTTCACATAAGAAGAATGAATAA
- the argS gene encoding arginine--tRNA ligase — MDYKLLIAKEIHQHVAEHLTEEAVFNLLENPKHDDHGDVAFPAFALAKALRKAPPMIANELAEKINHPFIEKAQTVGPYLNFFLNKSEISAAVLKEIASEKEAFGNATVGEGKTVPIDMSSPNIAKPISMGHLRSTVIGNALANIVEKVGYQPVKINHLGDWGTQFGKLIVAYKKWGNEADVKADPIAQLLKLYVHFHEVAEEETELEDEAREWFKKLEDGDQEANELWKWFREESLKEFMKIYDMLDIDFDSFNGEAFYNDKMDEVVQLLEEKNLLTTDRGATIVDLEKYNLNPALIKKSDGATLYITRDLAAAIYRKRTYDFALSLYAVGNEQSNHFKQLKAVLTEMGYDWADDMHHIPFGLITQGGKKLSTRKGKIILLEEVLNEATNLAMAQINEKNPSLEDKEEVAKQVGIGAVIFHDLKNDRLNNFDFVLEEVVQFEGETGPYVQYTNARALSILRKAAVELDLDQPLSLSDDYAWDVIKLINSFPVVVMTAFEKFEPSVIAKYALHLSQAFNKYYGNTRILNDDAEKNARLVLVKATTVILQESLRLLGVKAPNKM, encoded by the coding sequence ATGGATTATAAATTACTAATTGCAAAAGAAATTCACCAACATGTTGCTGAGCATTTAACAGAAGAAGCGGTTTTTAACTTACTTGAGAACCCTAAACATGATGATCATGGGGATGTGGCTTTCCCAGCTTTCGCTTTAGCGAAAGCATTGCGCAAAGCACCACCAATGATTGCGAATGAACTAGCAGAGAAAATTAACCACCCATTTATTGAAAAAGCACAAACAGTAGGACCTTACTTAAACTTTTTCCTAAATAAGAGTGAAATTAGTGCAGCTGTTCTAAAAGAAATCGCTAGCGAAAAAGAAGCATTCGGTAATGCGACAGTTGGAGAAGGTAAAACAGTTCCAATCGATATGTCATCACCAAACATTGCTAAACCAATCTCAATGGGGCATTTACGTTCAACTGTTATCGGGAATGCATTAGCTAATATTGTTGAAAAAGTTGGTTACCAACCGGTTAAAATTAACCACTTGGGTGACTGGGGAACACAATTTGGTAAGTTGATTGTGGCATACAAAAAATGGGGAAATGAAGCAGATGTTAAAGCTGATCCTATCGCACAATTATTGAAACTTTACGTTCACTTCCATGAAGTAGCGGAAGAAGAAACAGAGTTGGAAGACGAAGCGCGTGAATGGTTCAAGAAACTAGAAGACGGCGACCAAGAAGCAAACGAGCTATGGAAATGGTTCCGCGAAGAGTCACTAAAAGAGTTCATGAAAATCTACGATATGCTTGATATCGATTTCGATTCATTTAACGGAGAAGCATTCTACAACGATAAAATGGATGAAGTGGTTCAATTACTAGAAGAGAAAAACCTTCTAACGACTGACCGTGGTGCAACAATCGTTGATTTAGAAAAATACAACTTGAATCCTGCCTTGATTAAGAAGAGCGACGGCGCAACGCTATATATTACACGTGACCTAGCGGCAGCTATCTACCGTAAACGTACTTACGATTTTGCATTGTCTTTATATGCAGTGGGTAACGAGCAATCAAACCACTTCAAACAATTGAAGGCTGTTTTAACTGAAATGGGCTATGACTGGGCAGATGATATGCACCACATTCCATTCGGCTTGATTACACAAGGTGGTAAGAAACTTTCAACACGTAAAGGTAAAATTATTTTGCTAGAAGAAGTGTTGAACGAGGCAACAAACTTGGCTATGGCTCAAATTAATGAGAAAAACCCAAGCCTTGAAGATAAAGAAGAAGTAGCTAAACAAGTTGGTATTGGCGCTGTTATTTTCCACGATCTTAAAAATGATCGCTTAAATAACTTTGACTTTGTTTTAGAAGAAGTGGTGCAATTTGAAGGTGAAACGGGTCCTTACGTACAATATACGAACGCTCGTGCGTTAAGTATCTTGCGTAAAGCAGCGGTGGAACTTGACCTTGACCAACCACTAAGCTTGAGTGACGACTATGCATGGGATGTGATTAAATTAATCAACAGCTTCCCAGTTGTAGTGATGACAGCCTTCGAAAAATTCGAACCATCTGTGATTGCTAAGTATGCTTTACATTTATCACAAGCCTTTAACAAATACTACGGTAACACACGTATTTTAAATGACGATGCAGAAAAGAATGCTCGTCTTGTGCTAGTTAAAGCAACAACAGTTATTTTACAAGAAAGCTTACGTCTACTAGGCGTTAAAGCACCAAATAAAATGTAA
- a CDS encoding CAP domain-containing protein, which yields MRQFLKRAITIFLLIGTFFYVVDSGLLVTQIVPFFQNLAPQAPTSESITDSSSMEHFVINQPFSQPDEVDEQLLRDTILQLTNDLRSSLEVGTLTQNETLQQAADIRALESAQSFSHTRPDGSDFYTVLNEESLSYSYQITGENLALATYHLDDVGMAEFLFDGWVESPGHYQNMIEADFSELGVGIYYDGDILYLVQIFGTAY from the coding sequence ATGAGACAATTTTTAAAACGAGCCATAACGATTTTTTTGCTAATTGGGACGTTCTTCTATGTGGTTGACAGTGGGCTATTAGTCACTCAGATCGTGCCTTTTTTCCAAAACTTAGCACCGCAAGCTCCGACTAGTGAATCTATCACAGATTCATCTAGCATGGAACACTTTGTTATTAATCAACCCTTTAGCCAGCCTGACGAAGTCGATGAGCAATTACTTCGCGATACTATCCTACAACTAACTAACGATCTACGTAGCAGTTTAGAAGTCGGAACCTTAACCCAAAACGAAACCCTCCAACAAGCCGCTGATATTAGAGCACTCGAGTCTGCTCAAAGCTTTTCGCATACAAGACCGGATGGCAGTGACTTTTATACGGTGTTAAATGAAGAGAGTCTTTCTTATTCTTATCAAATCACAGGAGAAAACTTAGCACTAGCCACTTATCATTTGGATGATGTGGGGATGGCAGAATTTCTTTTCGATGGTTGGGTAGAAAGCCCCGGCCACTACCAAAATATGATTGAGGCTGACTTTTCAGAACTAGGTGTTGGCATCTACTATGACGGTGATATTTTATACTTGGTTCAAATTTTTGGCACTGCCTATTAA
- a CDS encoding GyrI-like domain-containing protein has protein sequence MVQISQWQLIERHSQPTVVIKETVALNQLIPNLNKHKVELLTYLTSQNSYPAGDFFVYYHQFRKGGVTYEAGFPLAVPLNGTGSIEPSQKVAGLYLSCYDKGPYEKIPKLYKEAEKWLADHGFVKYDQSEEIYLNDHEDEDQLLTQLLIAVRPLNLIIYLNQAQTLMEEARQISDTTNNHELISYFSQTVDKWNQFLFALNNQLLPTQKPTIKAAKQLEQLPQAYAVRIAQTYRYFAQHNVTLAFEEYDLLQAELMRPL, from the coding sequence ATGGTCCAAATAAGTCAGTGGCAGCTGATTGAACGCCACAGTCAACCAACAGTTGTTATCAAAGAAACAGTTGCCCTAAATCAGTTAATTCCTAATTTAAACAAGCATAAAGTAGAGCTATTAACCTATTTAACAAGCCAAAATAGCTACCCTGCCGGCGATTTTTTTGTCTACTACCATCAATTCAGAAAAGGGGGAGTCACTTATGAAGCAGGATTTCCTCTTGCTGTACCACTCAATGGAACCGGCTCTATTGAGCCATCTCAAAAAGTGGCAGGCCTTTATTTAAGTTGTTACGACAAAGGACCTTACGAAAAAATACCCAAACTCTATAAAGAAGCAGAGAAATGGTTAGCTGACCACGGTTTTGTTAAGTACGACCAATCAGAGGAGATTTATCTCAACGATCATGAAGACGAAGACCAGCTGCTCACCCAACTCTTAATTGCGGTTCGTCCATTAAACCTGATCATATACTTAAACCAAGCTCAAACTCTTATGGAAGAAGCACGTCAAATAAGCGATACAACGAACAATCATGAACTCATTAGTTATTTTAGTCAAACGGTCGACAAGTGGAATCAGTTCCTATTTGCCTTAAATAACCAACTACTACCTACCCAAAAACCAACTATAAAAGCAGCAAAGCAATTGGAACAACTTCCCCAAGCTTATGCCGTTCGAATTGCCCAAACTTATCGCTACTTCGCTCAGCACAATGTCACTCTTGCATTTGAAGAATATGACCTCTTACAAGCTGAACTGATGAGACCTTTATAA
- a CDS encoding YdbC family protein has product MADLNYEIVAEIGVLSTSKSGWTKELNVVSWNGGEPKYDIRDWSPDHTKMGKGITLNEEEMGQLRLLIIN; this is encoded by the coding sequence ATGGCTGACTTAAATTATGAAATTGTTGCTGAGATTGGCGTTCTGAGCACCTCAAAAAGTGGCTGGACGAAAGAGTTAAACGTAGTGAGTTGGAATGGTGGTGAACCAAAATACGATATTCGTGACTGGAGCCCTGACCATACGAAGATGGGTAAAGGAATTACCTTAAACGAAGAAGAAATGGGACAATTGCGCTTGTTAATCATCAATTAA
- a CDS encoding zinc-ribbon domain-containing protein produces the protein MFLFFDVGQFRKQLNYNQTLTCHNCGHFGRYEVYLMGNRFRLFFIPIFTFGKKYMVKSSCCESWYVLDSQKGKAIERHETVSIELTDLDLYQEGRQATGRCDLCQHAYPTGSRFCPHCGNPLQD, from the coding sequence ATGTTTTTATTTTTTGATGTGGGACAATTTCGCAAGCAACTTAACTACAACCAAACCTTAACTTGCCACAACTGTGGCCATTTTGGTCGCTATGAGGTTTACTTAATGGGGAATCGATTCCGATTATTTTTTATTCCTATTTTTACCTTTGGGAAAAAATATATGGTTAAATCAAGTTGCTGTGAGAGTTGGTATGTGTTGGATTCACAGAAAGGTAAGGCAATTGAGCGGCATGAAACAGTTAGTATTGAATTGACAGATTTAGACCTCTATCAAGAGGGAAGACAAGCGACGGGCAGGTGTGACCTTTGCCAACATGCTTATCCAACGGGGTCAAGATTCTGTCCGCATTGCGGGAATCCGCTTCAAGACTAA
- a CDS encoding DUF975 family protein gives MKTNKELRMIGRENLRGNYLTAVSNLILVGVFGLILQSILGKVFGISIIDITADITANDLSDPYGVKQFIITMITSFVSALLTLGLTWGFLDIQDGEKLTVGHLFKPFKEDMGKSIGFSLVKQFLLMLWSLLLIVPGIIKSYSWAMAEFIYYDNRDLAIKDILAESSYIMKGSRWRLFKMDFFYSILYFIPILLWLVFFLVALASQGDNASYVFVFAFLGIFVAVMGLTAVLAFIIEPRRQSARAAFYVDLVGKSNDIV, from the coding sequence ATGAAAACGAACAAAGAGCTTCGAATGATTGGGAGAGAAAATTTAAGAGGAAATTATTTAACAGCGGTATCTAACTTAATTTTAGTTGGTGTTTTTGGTCTTATTCTTCAAAGCATCCTTGGAAAAGTGTTCGGTATCTCAATAATAGATATAACTGCAGATATAACTGCTAATGATTTAAGCGATCCATATGGCGTTAAGCAATTTATAATAACAATGATTACATCATTTGTTTCAGCACTTTTAACGTTAGGTTTGACTTGGGGATTTTTAGATATTCAAGATGGTGAAAAATTAACGGTCGGTCACTTATTTAAACCATTTAAAGAAGACATGGGTAAATCAATTGGTTTTTCATTAGTTAAGCAGTTCTTATTAATGCTGTGGTCACTACTATTGATTGTACCCGGAATTATTAAAAGCTATTCATGGGCGATGGCAGAATTTATTTACTATGATAACCGTGATTTAGCAATTAAAGATATTCTAGCTGAAAGTTCTTATATCATGAAGGGAAGCCGTTGGAGACTCTTTAAAATGGACTTTTTCTACAGCATTTTATATTTTATTCCTATTCTACTATGGCTTGTTTTCTTCTTAGTAGCATTAGCAAGTCAGGGTGATAATGCGAGTTATGTTTTTGTTTTTGCATTCCTAGGTATTTTCGTCGCTGTAATGGGGTTAACTGCAGTCCTAGCCTTTATTATTGAACCGCGTCGACAATCAGCACGCGCAGCCTTCTATGTAGATTTAGTTGGGAAAAGTAACGATATTGTCTAA
- a CDS encoding HIRAN domain-containing protein, which yields MNEKMSIYETILKQREDDSSLPYTFQDPQLAGREDTLFILMTDGISFAQKEEIALQCCQMIKEMLIRQTDTAYNKIQPFLKQYPMRLFFIELRERLKALLEEGLIDSQELHKLGMRLVKTSTSPEEVKLGIMILGLYPNDLTMKVLRTLGFHSDYTVYAAESIRQSATKENQFLFELLQNTDGYGRLAALFLIKAVSDEQKEWIINHAIKSDFLSSIYVNVALQKADIRHYLLYSPITAENYRHSMYVLAYREPTDEGQLADDILLFMRKMVDAREFATSFIEQAGLVMIWLQVIDSWKRDYAYLEKQLDKTEQLSDYWDQRFNNYEEMIRMIEVFLNKPKWQHVALQELKVAKETDFLIVSVLQFLEMKPEMADFMPRLAANPLGLNLLDFFLANNPLYYFEEVCYYLSNLLSDHVFDLPFKFEEEIEKESRDLFKLNIWMETLFKTMLEKDLFALEWCLDALNYYHPKIRRLALQALRKYQDLWEEEDVDDALESLFEFEENKRNIRILRRLLKKEDDSNKEKMNLPLPYIISEPALTDKKLLDTYIAGMTYRDLSIVEELIKRGKILQLVREKDNEFDRYAIGITMEDGYLIGYVPKADNRVLATLLDSNEKLYALVETDALEADETMISIYLRKTIEGPLKDRGLSRDNIVAFPSKK from the coding sequence ATGAACGAGAAAATGAGTATTTATGAAACAATTTTAAAGCAAAGAGAAGACGATTCATCTCTTCCTTATACATTCCAGGATCCACAACTAGCAGGAAGAGAAGACACCTTATTCATATTAATGACCGATGGCATCTCATTTGCGCAAAAGGAAGAAATTGCCTTACAATGCTGCCAGATGATTAAAGAGATGCTGATTAGACAAACAGATACAGCCTACAATAAAATCCAACCTTTTTTAAAACAATACCCGATGCGCCTCTTTTTCATTGAGCTAAGAGAGCGACTCAAAGCGCTATTAGAAGAAGGGCTAATCGACAGTCAAGAGCTCCATAAATTAGGAATGAGACTGGTAAAAACAAGTACATCTCCAGAAGAAGTAAAGCTTGGTATTATGATTTTAGGCCTTTATCCTAATGACTTAACGATGAAAGTGTTGCGAACATTAGGATTTCATAGTGACTATACGGTTTATGCAGCAGAAAGTATCCGTCAAAGCGCCACTAAAGAAAATCAATTTTTATTTGAGTTACTGCAAAATACCGATGGCTACGGCAGACTAGCAGCTCTCTTTTTGATCAAGGCCGTGTCAGACGAACAAAAAGAATGGATTATTAATCACGCTATTAAGAGCGATTTTTTGTCTAGTATTTATGTCAATGTCGCCTTACAAAAAGCTGATATTCGTCATTATTTACTCTATTCACCGATTACAGCCGAAAACTACCGCCATTCGATGTATGTGTTAGCTTATCGTGAGCCGACAGATGAAGGGCAGTTAGCAGATGATATATTACTCTTTATGCGAAAAATGGTTGACGCAAGGGAATTTGCAACCTCCTTTATCGAACAAGCAGGCTTAGTTATGATTTGGTTACAAGTCATTGATAGCTGGAAGCGGGACTATGCTTATCTTGAAAAACAGCTTGATAAAACGGAGCAATTGAGTGACTATTGGGATCAGCGTTTTAATAACTACGAAGAAATGATTCGGATGATTGAAGTCTTTTTAAATAAACCAAAATGGCAACATGTGGCCTTACAAGAATTAAAAGTTGCCAAGGAAACAGATTTTCTGATTGTCAGTGTGTTACAGTTTTTAGAAATGAAACCAGAGATGGCAGACTTTATGCCACGGTTGGCGGCTAATCCATTAGGGTTGAATTTACTCGATTTCTTCTTGGCTAACAATCCGCTCTATTATTTTGAAGAAGTGTGCTACTATCTGTCGAATTTGTTGAGTGACCACGTTTTTGATTTACCTTTTAAATTCGAAGAAGAAATTGAAAAAGAATCCCGGGACCTATTTAAATTGAATATCTGGATGGAAACCTTGTTTAAAACCATGCTAGAAAAAGATTTGTTTGCTCTAGAGTGGTGTTTGGATGCCTTAAATTACTATCATCCAAAAATTAGACGACTAGCCTTGCAAGCGCTGCGGAAATACCAAGACTTGTGGGAAGAGGAAGACGTTGATGATGCACTAGAAAGCTTATTTGAATTCGAAGAAAATAAGCGTAACATCAGAATTTTACGCCGCTTGTTGAAAAAAGAAGATGATTCAAACAAAGAAAAAATGAATTTGCCACTTCCTTATATTATTAGTGAGCCGGCTTTGACCGACAAAAAGTTGTTGGATACCTATATCGCTGGAATGACTTACCGGGATTTATCGATTGTGGAAGAGTTGATTAAGCGCGGGAAAATCTTACAGCTTGTTCGTGAGAAAGACAACGAATTTGATCGTTATGCGATTGGCATTACTATGGAGGATGGCTATTTAATTGGCTATGTTCCAAAGGCAGATAATCGTGTCCTAGCGACTCTGCTCGATTCCAACGAAAAACTCTATGCGCTTGTAGAAACAGACGCCCTAGAAGCCGATGAGACAATGATTTCTATTTATCTCAGAAAAACAATTGAGGGACCGTTAAAAGATAGAGGCTTATCAAGGGATAATATAGTAGCTTTCCCGAGTAAAAAATAA